One Thioalkalivibrio sp. ALJ12 genomic window carries:
- a CDS encoding phospholipase D family protein, producing MLDPNGRNLYTSLLTPPPGYSLDQALGTTFSLDIPTLLTIPVHLSLLGAERRDDGIAVYESVRRTMDRVTLYLQRGEMRAPKDGNHLFGLLEPCMVEVEPPGDGVFHPKVWLLRFRPDEGVREPPLLRVAILSRNVTDDRSWDLSLQLDGELGEESIEANRPLARLLESLPGLATREVDADRRAQARGLARDLMACKFALPPGAESLEFAVPGLPGMRWEPEASDRLAVISPFLKDAALGRLAGASGGPVALISRPEELEQVSPDVCGGFGGCYVLHEAAETEDNEGEIDHDTHGLHAKAWISERGTRTSITLGSANVTDAALLAQHNLEVIATLKGPRRKLGGIDDLLGEKGLGGVLQRWEPGERAEPEAAELVRARERLERARTELARGGLRVVCEAGNSEDMWRWWLVGQVELPESVNCRVWPVSRSPSDAVALGEGGDTGRSELPYGGVAYLTGVIAFELTDPAADHALRFALNLPIEGLPVEEREAAILRAVVENRDGFLRYLMLLLANDDAAAGAFIPMAGSGHGHWQRVVLDELPLLEEMTRCYSREPERLRDIAEMIERLQGRLGTSDLVPPEFEALWRTYQEAMEHRDGRD from the coding sequence ATGCTCGATCCGAATGGCCGCAACCTGTACACGAGCCTGCTCACACCACCGCCCGGGTATTCGCTGGACCAGGCGCTGGGCACGACCTTCTCGCTGGATATTCCGACGCTGCTGACCATCCCCGTGCATCTGTCGCTGCTGGGGGCGGAGCGGCGGGATGACGGGATCGCGGTGTACGAGTCGGTCCGCCGCACGATGGACCGGGTCACGCTCTATCTCCAGCGCGGCGAGATGCGCGCGCCGAAGGACGGCAACCATCTTTTCGGGCTGCTGGAGCCGTGCATGGTGGAGGTGGAGCCGCCCGGGGACGGGGTGTTTCACCCCAAGGTCTGGCTGCTGCGCTTCCGGCCGGACGAGGGGGTGCGCGAACCGCCGCTGCTGCGGGTGGCGATCCTGTCGCGCAACGTGACCGACGATCGCTCCTGGGATCTCTCGCTGCAGCTCGATGGCGAGCTGGGTGAGGAAAGCATCGAGGCGAACCGGCCGCTGGCGCGGCTGCTGGAGAGCCTGCCGGGACTGGCCACGCGCGAGGTCGATGCGGACCGGCGGGCGCAGGCTCGGGGGCTGGCGCGGGATCTGATGGCTTGCAAGTTCGCGTTGCCCCCTGGTGCCGAGAGCCTGGAGTTTGCGGTTCCGGGCCTGCCGGGCATGCGCTGGGAACCGGAGGCGAGCGATCGCCTGGCGGTGATCTCGCCGTTTCTGAAGGATGCCGCGCTCGGCCGGCTGGCCGGCGCCAGTGGCGGTCCGGTGGCGCTGATTTCGCGTCCGGAGGAGCTGGAGCAGGTTTCGCCGGATGTCTGCGGCGGCTTCGGTGGCTGTTACGTGCTGCACGAGGCGGCCGAGACCGAGGACAACGAGGGCGAGATCGACCACGACACCCACGGGCTGCACGCCAAGGCATGGATCAGCGAACGGGGTACTCGCACGTCGATCACGCTGGGATCGGCCAACGTGACGGATGCGGCGTTGCTGGCGCAGCACAACCTGGAGGTGATTGCGACCCTGAAAGGCCCTCGGCGCAAACTGGGTGGCATCGACGACCTGCTGGGCGAAAAGGGCCTGGGCGGCGTGTTGCAGCGCTGGGAACCTGGGGAGCGAGCGGAGCCCGAGGCTGCAGAACTCGTGAGGGCGCGCGAGCGGCTGGAGCGGGCGCGTACCGAGCTTGCGCGGGGTGGGTTGCGGGTGGTTTGCGAGGCCGGTAATTCGGAGGATATGTGGCGGTGGTGGCTGGTCGGGCAGGTGGAGCTGCCGGAGTCGGTGAATTGCCGCGTTTGGCCGGTGAGCCGGTCACCCAGTGATGCGGTAGCGCTTGGGGAGGGCGGTGACACAGGGAGAAGCGAGTTGCCATATGGCGGCGTGGCCTACCTGACCGGGGTCATTGCCTTTGAGCTTACGGATCCGGCGGCGGACCACGCGCTGCGCTTTGCACTGAACCTGCCGATCGAGGGCTTGCCGGTAGAGGAGCGCGAGGCGGCCATCCTGCGTGCCGTGGTAGAGAATCGCGACGGGTTCCTGCGGTATCTGATGCTGCTACTGGCAAATGACGATGCCGCCGCTGGCGCCTTTATCCCGATGGCGGGAAGTGGACACGGGCACTGGCAAAGGGTGGTGCTGGACGAACTGCCGCTTCTGGAAGAGATGACCCGCTGCTACAGCCGCGAACCGGAGCGCCTGCGGGATATCGCGGAAATGATCGAGCGCCTGCAGGGGCGCCTCGGCACCTCTGACCTGGTGCCGCCGGAGTTCGAGGCGTTGTGGCGGACGTATCAGGAAGCGATGGAGCACCGCGATGGCCGGGATTGA
- a CDS encoding helicase-related protein, with protein MAGIEGFDAQPVLDGLKPFQRRTVDYAFQRLFDPAGSGRFLVADEVGLGKTLVARGVIARSLEALSGQGERVDIIYVCSNAAIAQQNIRRMNVLEDNEFALASRLTLLPETVHQLNRNPVNFISLTPGTTFNLRSSTGIARERVLLFHLLDGLEGLSSAGLSKVLQCNVGERWPQLLKEGPEEIEADLAAAFLEDMRQQTELLGELRRLCEVFEVPESERPAETNAERNALVGRLRRRLARVCLDALRPSLVILDEFQRFSDLLNGETEEAELANDLFSLEGARLLLLSATPYRMLSMHGESDEDHHQNFLDTVGFLYGDEHEVDGLRWALETYRRGCRQLAEGDHEGIQQAREGLQSRLLRVMCRTERVGLTRRRDAMLSGDERTVELAPLDLEYARNIDSTAHAAGLPDVIEYWKSVPYMLSYMRGYQMRRELDAIATKPPKKLRRAIARGKGLSTIDVNRIEAYEPLDIPHARMRGFIDETVGAGLWELLWLPPSLPYTQLAGPWARAGEVTKQLVFSAWNAVPDAIATLCSYEAQARAFGQVGGDVGYSNTYERVRPLLRFQTDADGRLTGMPALARIMPAPRLAREVDPLHLAIAFGNGEPPALGVLLVEATRRCRDLLDELPQGDEYGRVDERWYWAAIAMLERDAGLIEWMQAASGWPEAIPEQEGGEHFRAHRDQMIQAMRGGLDLGRRPSDLAEVLARFALGGPGVCALRALRRVATDVDWNDPALLLGAARVANGFRTLFNLPESVVLIQNRDEQPYWRQALDYAVEGNLQAVLDEQVHVLPEQLGRVEAPAAERIDAVARAVTESLSMRSAQLKVDDVRVNKRRLEVADLSMRCRFALRFGDMRDDTGGALARADSVRAAFNSPFRPFVLASTSVGQEGLDFHTWCHSVVHWNLPSNPVDMEQREGRVHRYKGHAVRRNVAQHIGLAALADWQGEGDPWARLFECAEATEFGQQSDLAPWWIYEAGDARIMRRVLLLPLSRDVGRLKRMKRQLALYRMVFGQPRQEDLIAYLDHALPEDAPEDWQISLLPPALPG; from the coding sequence ATGGCCGGGATTGAGGGTTTCGATGCCCAGCCGGTGCTGGACGGGCTCAAGCCCTTTCAGCGCCGCACCGTGGATTACGCCTTCCAGCGGCTGTTCGACCCGGCCGGCAGCGGGCGCTTTCTGGTGGCCGACGAGGTTGGGCTGGGCAAGACGCTGGTGGCTCGGGGGGTGATCGCGCGCAGTCTGGAGGCGCTGAGCGGACAGGGCGAGCGCGTCGACATCATCTACGTGTGCTCGAACGCGGCGATTGCGCAGCAGAACATCCGCCGGATGAATGTGCTCGAGGACAACGAGTTTGCGCTGGCCAGCCGCTTGACCCTGTTGCCCGAGACGGTTCATCAGCTCAACCGGAATCCGGTCAATTTCATCAGCCTGACCCCGGGGACCACCTTCAACCTTCGCTCCAGCACGGGGATCGCGCGGGAGCGGGTGCTGCTGTTCCATCTGCTCGATGGGCTGGAAGGTCTGAGCTCGGCCGGTCTGAGCAAGGTGCTCCAGTGCAACGTCGGGGAACGCTGGCCGCAACTACTGAAAGAGGGGCCGGAGGAGATCGAGGCCGACCTGGCAGCCGCGTTTCTGGAGGATATGCGCCAGCAGACGGAATTGCTCGGAGAGCTGCGGCGACTGTGCGAGGTCTTTGAGGTACCAGAATCCGAGCGGCCGGCGGAGACGAATGCCGAGCGCAATGCCCTGGTGGGTCGGCTGCGCCGCAGGCTTGCTCGCGTCTGTCTGGATGCGCTGCGCCCATCGCTGGTGATCCTGGACGAGTTCCAGCGGTTTTCCGACCTGCTGAACGGGGAGACAGAAGAAGCCGAACTGGCCAATGACCTGTTCTCGCTGGAGGGTGCGCGGCTCCTGCTGCTGTCGGCAACTCCGTACCGGATGCTGAGCATGCACGGAGAGTCGGACGAAGATCATCACCAGAACTTCCTGGATACGGTGGGGTTCCTGTACGGCGACGAGCACGAGGTGGACGGCCTGCGTTGGGCACTGGAGACCTATCGCCGCGGCTGCCGGCAACTGGCAGAGGGCGATCACGAGGGTATTCAGCAGGCGCGTGAGGGTCTTCAATCGCGGTTGCTACGGGTGATGTGCAGAACGGAGCGCGTGGGCTTGACGCGCCGGCGCGATGCCATGCTTTCCGGGGACGAGCGCACCGTGGAGCTGGCGCCCCTGGATCTCGAATACGCCCGGAACATCGATTCCACGGCGCATGCGGCGGGGTTGCCGGATGTCATCGAGTACTGGAAGTCGGTGCCGTACATGCTCAGCTACATGCGCGGCTATCAGATGCGCCGGGAGCTGGATGCCATTGCGACCAAGCCACCAAAGAAGCTTCGGCGGGCGATCGCGCGGGGGAAGGGGCTCAGTACGATCGACGTAAATCGCATTGAGGCCTACGAGCCGCTGGATATCCCGCATGCCCGGATGCGGGGATTCATCGACGAAACCGTGGGTGCTGGTCTGTGGGAGCTTCTGTGGTTACCGCCTTCGTTGCCCTATACGCAGCTGGCCGGGCCGTGGGCGCGGGCAGGAGAGGTCACCAAACAGCTAGTGTTCTCGGCCTGGAATGCCGTGCCGGATGCGATTGCCACGCTGTGCTCGTACGAGGCGCAGGCGAGGGCGTTTGGCCAGGTGGGCGGGGATGTCGGGTACAGCAATACCTACGAGCGGGTCCGGCCACTGCTGCGATTTCAGACGGACGCGGATGGGCGCCTGACGGGAATGCCAGCCCTGGCCCGCATCATGCCGGCGCCTCGCCTTGCTCGCGAGGTGGATCCTTTGCATCTAGCCATCGCCTTTGGCAATGGTGAACCACCGGCCCTCGGCGTACTCCTTGTGGAGGCCACGCGGCGCTGTCGTGACCTGCTCGACGAACTGCCACAGGGGGACGAGTACGGGCGGGTCGACGAGCGCTGGTACTGGGCCGCGATCGCGATGCTGGAACGGGATGCGGGCCTGATCGAGTGGATGCAGGCGGCGAGCGGCTGGCCCGAGGCCATCCCCGAACAGGAAGGGGGCGAGCACTTTCGCGCCCATCGCGACCAGATGATCCAGGCCATGCGGGGGGGACTGGACCTGGGGCGGCGCCCGTCAGACCTTGCAGAAGTGCTGGCCCGGTTCGCGCTTGGAGGCCCCGGGGTTTGCGCGCTACGTGCACTGCGGCGGGTGGCTACGGATGTCGATTGGAACGATCCGGCATTGTTGCTGGGGGCCGCGCGGGTGGCCAACGGCTTTCGTACGCTGTTCAATCTGCCCGAGAGCGTGGTGCTGATCCAGAACCGGGATGAACAGCCCTACTGGCGGCAGGCACTGGACTATGCGGTGGAGGGCAATCTGCAGGCCGTCCTGGACGAGCAGGTGCATGTGCTGCCGGAGCAACTGGGGAGGGTAGAGGCACCCGCCGCCGAGCGCATTGATGCGGTGGCGCGCGCTGTGACGGAATCCTTATCCATGCGTTCGGCGCAGCTCAAGGTGGACGACGTTCGAGTGAACAAGCGCCGGTTGGAGGTCGCGGATCTCTCCATGCGTTGCAGGTTCGCACTGCGGTTTGGCGATATGCGCGATGACACTGGCGGCGCTCTCGCTCGTGCCGACTCCGTGCGGGCGGCGTTCAATTCGCCCTTTCGACCTTTTGTGCTGGCCAGCACCTCGGTCGGGCAGGAAGGCCTGGACTTCCATACCTGGTGTCACTCGGTGGTGCACTGGAACCTCCCGTCGAATCCGGTGGACATGGAACAGCGCGAGGGGCGCGTTCATCGCTACAAGGGCCACGCGGTGAGGAGGAACGTCGCCCAGCACATCGGCCTGGCCGCGCTTGCGGACTGGCAGGGGGAAGGAGACCCGTGGGCCCGCCTGTTCGAATGCGCTGAAGCGACGGAGTTTGGCCAGCAATCCGACCTGGCACCGTGGTGGATCTACGAGGCCGGGGACGCACGCATCATGCGGCGGGTCCTGCTGTTGCCATTGAGCCGAGACGTGGGGCGCCTCAAGCGCATGAAACGCCAGCTCGCGCTCTACCGCATGGTATTCGGTCAGCCGCGACAGGAAGACCTGATCGCCTATCTGGATCATGCTCTGCCGGAGGATGCGCCTGAGGACTGGCAGATTTCTTTGCTCCCGCCTGCTCTGCCAGGTTGA
- a CDS encoding phospholipase D family protein gives MNARTLLQPLVAALLLAFLAACTPMQPASDRVDRTPQAPAVQGELATWLDTLPAVEEGQTGFRLLDTGAEAFQWRVQSARKAQERIHIQYYIWRDDVAGRTLLGELLDAADRGVAVSLLLDDMDLRGSDDLLAAVNQHPNIEVRVFNPFRTRRGAVRAGVEFVFRGSDLNRRMHNKAWVVDGHLAIIGGRNIGDEYFEVSPYYNFTDLDLVMVGPLATEVDHSFVEYWNSRAAIDLRRMRRVEQDPEKLARHREKLDAWLAEHQEHPLLTLEPLNGVPLAEPIDDAGAYTWTDQAKLVVDDVGKAKGYEHIRDGVAEAVARRLDAVEHELLMISPYFVPRRDGTAQLIAMRERGVRVSVLTNSLAANDVAFTHSGYSRRRPALLEAGVELHELRPTALPPRAAADREMGIGSSHASLHTKALIIDREEGFVGSFNLDPRSRYTNTELGVFLREPEIVQELLELYEHSTRPELAYQVRLDDEGWPIWTDDEGTLYRTDPKAGIWRRFLSGITRLAPVEPLL, from the coding sequence ATGAACGCGCGTACGTTGCTTCAGCCGCTGGTCGCGGCGTTGCTGCTGGCGTTTCTGGCGGCGTGTACCCCGATGCAGCCGGCGTCGGACCGGGTGGACCGTACCCCGCAGGCGCCAGCGGTACAGGGCGAGCTGGCGACCTGGCTGGATACGCTGCCGGCGGTCGAGGAAGGGCAGACGGGGTTCCGGCTGCTGGATACCGGGGCGGAGGCCTTTCAGTGGCGGGTGCAGAGTGCGCGCAAGGCGCAGGAACGCATCCATATCCAGTACTACATCTGGCGCGATGACGTGGCCGGTCGCACGCTGCTCGGGGAGCTGCTGGATGCGGCGGACCGGGGCGTGGCGGTGTCGCTGTTGCTGGACGACATGGATTTGCGCGGCAGTGATGACCTGCTGGCCGCGGTCAATCAGCATCCCAATATCGAGGTTCGCGTGTTCAACCCGTTTCGTACGCGCCGGGGTGCGGTGCGTGCGGGGGTGGAGTTTGTTTTTCGTGGCAGCGACCTGAATCGCCGTATGCACAACAAGGCCTGGGTGGTCGACGGGCACCTGGCGATCATCGGCGGGCGCAACATCGGCGACGAGTACTTCGAGGTCAGCCCGTATTACAACTTCACGGATCTGGATCTGGTGATGGTCGGCCCGCTGGCGACGGAGGTCGATCATTCGTTCGTGGAGTACTGGAACAGCCGCGCGGCGATCGATCTGCGGCGGATGCGTCGGGTGGAGCAGGACCCGGAGAAGCTCGCGCGCCACCGGGAGAAGCTCGACGCCTGGCTGGCCGAGCACCAGGAACATCCGCTGCTGACACTGGAGCCACTGAATGGTGTGCCCCTCGCCGAGCCGATTGATGATGCCGGGGCTTACACCTGGACGGACCAGGCCAAGCTGGTCGTGGATGACGTTGGCAAGGCCAAGGGCTACGAGCATATCCGGGACGGGGTCGCCGAGGCGGTGGCACGGCGACTGGATGCGGTCGAGCACGAGTTGTTGATGATATCGCCGTATTTTGTGCCGCGGCGGGATGGCACGGCGCAGCTGATCGCGATGCGCGAGCGGGGCGTGCGGGTGAGTGTACTGACAAACTCCCTGGCGGCGAATGATGTGGCCTTTACCCACAGCGGCTACTCGCGCCGCCGTCCCGCATTGCTGGAGGCCGGGGTGGAGCTGCACGAGTTGCGCCCGACTGCGCTGCCGCCACGCGCAGCCGCGGATCGCGAGATGGGGATTGGCTCCTCGCATGCGAGCCTGCATACCAAGGCGCTGATCATCGATCGCGAGGAGGGATTCGTCGGCTCGTTCAATCTGGACCCACGCTCGCGCTATACCAACACCGAACTGGGCGTGTTCCTGCGCGAGCCGGAGATCGTGCAGGAGCTGCTGGAGCTGTACGAGCACAGCACCCGGCCGGAGCTGGCGTATCAGGTTCGGCTGGACGACGAGGGCTGGCCGATCTGGACGGACGACGAGGGCACGCTTTACCGCACCGATCCGAAGGCGGGTATCTGGCGGCGCTTCTTGTCCGGGATTACGCGACTGGCGCCAGTGGAGCCGCTCCTGTAA
- a CDS encoding SgcJ/EcaC family oxidoreductase: protein MSRKALSLLALPLAALISTAGADEGEIQRILEAKEAAWEAGDGEAWARDYQEDAGLVNLFGTRFDDRATNAKRHTEVLQGPFAGSSLSVDVQDISMLSEDTAFAEAVLRVSDIESMPAGLPDRGDGVLYTRMSFLLERDDHHGWQIRFGHNTVVHP, encoded by the coding sequence ATGTCCAGAAAAGCACTCTCGCTTCTCGCCCTGCCGTTGGCCGCGCTGATCTCCACCGCAGGTGCCGATGAAGGCGAAATCCAGCGCATCCTGGAGGCCAAGGAGGCGGCCTGGGAGGCCGGTGATGGCGAGGCCTGGGCGCGGGACTATCAGGAAGACGCGGGGCTCGTGAACCTGTTCGGCACGCGCTTTGATGATCGCGCGACGAATGCCAAGCGGCATACCGAGGTCCTGCAGGGGCCGTTTGCGGGCAGCTCGTTGAGCGTGGATGTCCAGGATATTTCGATGCTGAGCGAAGACACGGCGTTCGCCGAGGCCGTGCTGCGGGTATCGGACATCGAATCCATGCCGGCCGGGTTGCCGGATCGCGGCGATGGCGTGCTGTACACCCGCATGAGCTTTCTGCTCGAGCGGGATGATCACCACGGCTGGCAGATCCGGTTCGGGCATAACACGGTCGTGCATCCGTAG
- a CDS encoding RDD family protein, whose product MECKACGRDNPPEARYCNGCGADLVEVAAASPAHAGPPEDRAAFGGFWRRVLATLVDMVVIGVPQIVAQMVISPETMAPKGPEPELMAADIAWMLINILVAWLYWAGMHSSRYQATVGKMAVGLRVVDYHGERITFMRATGRYLAEILSGLLFGIGYLMVAFTRRRQGLHDLIAETFVVRKEWLN is encoded by the coding sequence ATGGAATGTAAGGCATGCGGGCGGGACAACCCGCCCGAGGCGCGCTACTGCAATGGCTGTGGAGCGGATCTGGTCGAGGTGGCTGCAGCGTCGCCGGCGCACGCCGGGCCGCCGGAGGATCGCGCCGCCTTTGGCGGCTTCTGGCGGCGTGTGCTGGCCACCCTGGTCGATATGGTGGTCATCGGGGTGCCGCAGATCGTGGCGCAGATGGTGATCAGCCCGGAGACGATGGCGCCCAAGGGGCCGGAACCCGAGTTGATGGCGGCCGATATTGCCTGGATGCTGATCAACATCCTGGTGGCCTGGCTGTACTGGGCGGGGATGCACAGCTCCCGCTACCAGGCGACGGTCGGCAAGATGGCGGTGGGGCTGCGTGTGGTCGACTATCACGGCGAGCGCATTACCTTCATGCGCGCGACAGGACGCTATCTCGCGGAGATCCTTTCGGGCCTGCTGTTCGGCATCGGCTACCTGATGGTGGCGTTTACCCGCCGCCGCCAGGGGCTGCACGACCTGATCGCCGAGACGTTCGTCGTGCGCAAGGAGTGGCTGAACTAG
- a CDS encoding class I fructose-bisphosphate aldolase, with translation MKIDTLIETAEAMVAPGKGIIAIDESTSTIAKRFEAVGVENTEENRRTYRELLLTTPKLNEYISGAILYDETLRQSTRDGKPFVDVMREAGILPGIKVDTGAKDLAGFPGEKVTEGLDGLRERLQEYARMGAKFAKWRAVITIGETMPTDTCIEANAHALARYAALCQEQGLVPIVEPEVLMDGDHDIETCYGVTEATQRAVFSALYEHHVLLEGTILKASMVIPGKDCPEQVGVDDVAHATLRCLASAVPAILPGIVFLSGGQSDADATAHLDAMNRIGGTPWPLSFSYGRGMQQAAMKLWGEDMQANFESAQKTVYERARDNGLAAEGKYAA, from the coding sequence ATGAAAATCGACACACTGATCGAGACGGCCGAGGCCATGGTGGCCCCCGGCAAGGGCATTATTGCCATCGACGAATCCACCAGCACGATTGCCAAGCGATTCGAAGCGGTGGGCGTGGAGAACACCGAGGAGAATCGCCGAACTTACCGCGAGCTCCTGCTCACCACACCGAAGCTGAACGAATACATCTCCGGCGCCATCCTCTACGACGAGACCCTTCGCCAGTCCACGCGCGACGGCAAGCCGTTTGTGGATGTGATGCGCGAGGCGGGCATCCTGCCCGGCATCAAGGTGGATACGGGCGCCAAGGACCTGGCGGGGTTCCCCGGCGAGAAGGTTACCGAGGGCCTGGACGGGCTGCGCGAGCGCCTGCAGGAATACGCCCGGATGGGTGCGAAGTTCGCCAAGTGGCGCGCCGTGATCACTATCGGCGAGACCATGCCCACCGATACCTGCATCGAGGCCAATGCGCATGCGCTGGCCCGGTATGCGGCGCTTTGCCAGGAGCAGGGGCTGGTGCCGATCGTGGAGCCCGAGGTGCTGATGGACGGCGATCACGACATCGAGACCTGCTATGGCGTCACAGAGGCGACGCAGCGGGCGGTGTTCAGCGCGCTGTACGAGCATCACGTGTTGCTGGAAGGCACGATCCTGAAGGCCAGCATGGTGATCCCCGGCAAGGACTGCCCGGAGCAGGTGGGTGTGGACGATGTCGCCCACGCAACGCTTCGCTGCCTTGCCTCCGCGGTGCCCGCAATCCTCCCCGGTATTGTGTTCCTGTCGGGCGGGCAGAGCGACGCGGATGCAACTGCGCACCTGGATGCAATGAATCGCATTGGGGGCACGCCCTGGCCGCTCTCGTTCTCCTACGGCCGCGGCATGCAGCAGGCCGCGATGAAGCTGTGGGGCGAGGACATGCAGGCGAATTTCGAGAGCGCGCAGAAGACGGTATACGAGCGTGCCCGCGACAATGGCCTGGCCGCGGAGGGCAAGTACGCGGCCTAG